One genomic segment of Streptomyces niveus includes these proteins:
- a CDS encoding ThuA domain-containing protein, giving the protein MRFVSRALIALVLAAMSLVAVPQAPRAEAAPTPATTPASTPAQAASKAAPRAAAAPLTKVLVFSKTAGFRHSSIPAGIAAVQRLGAANGFTVTATENAGAFTAANLAQYQAVIWLSTTGDVLNAAQQTAFESYVASGGGYVGVHAASDTEYDWPWYGGLVGAYFASHPATQQATVKVEDRASVSTSHLPQRWTRTDEWYNYRANPRAAVKVLASLDEASYTGGSMGDHPITWCQDYRGGRSWYTGLGHTEESYADPAFTTMLLGGIQTAARAKAADCRPETGYTPLFDGSQASLDKWRQAGAGSFSLADGTLSSVGGMGLLWYPVTPFANYSLKADWMMPGDDNGGVFIGFPDPQGDPWKPVDLGHEIQIDASDGDPTRTTGSVYSFKAPDTAARAAALNPPGTWNSYEITVHGRLVEIFLNGVKINDYTSTRDIALGHIGLQNDGAGLDISYRNVRIKQDGAQTTDLARGRPVTVTSVEPGSAHVGANAVDGDSTTRWGSAYADPQSITVDLGGVRTLQQVRLNWETAYASAYTVQISADNATWRTASTVTAGNGGLDEIAVSGTGRYVRVQGTTRATQYGYSLWDLNVFGTTQ; this is encoded by the coding sequence GTGCGCTTTGTGTCCCGCGCCCTGATCGCGCTCGTCCTGGCGGCCATGTCGCTCGTCGCCGTACCGCAGGCCCCACGGGCCGAGGCGGCGCCGACGCCCGCGACCACGCCCGCGTCGACGCCCGCCCAAGCAGCCTCCAAAGCGGCCCCCCGGGCCGCCGCCGCGCCGCTGACCAAGGTCCTGGTCTTCTCCAAGACCGCCGGATTCCGGCACTCCTCGATCCCGGCCGGCATCGCCGCCGTCCAACGGCTCGGCGCAGCCAATGGGTTCACCGTCACCGCCACGGAGAACGCGGGCGCGTTCACCGCCGCCAACCTGGCCCAGTACCAGGCGGTGATCTGGCTCTCCACCACAGGCGACGTGCTCAACGCCGCGCAGCAGACCGCCTTCGAGTCGTACGTCGCCTCCGGCGGCGGCTACGTCGGCGTGCACGCCGCGTCCGACACCGAGTACGACTGGCCCTGGTACGGCGGTCTCGTCGGCGCGTACTTCGCCTCCCACCCCGCCACCCAGCAGGCCACCGTCAAGGTCGAGGACCGCGCGTCCGTCTCCACCTCGCATCTGCCGCAGCGCTGGACCCGCACCGACGAGTGGTACAACTACCGCGCCAATCCGCGTGCGGCGGTCAAGGTGCTCGCGAGCCTCGACGAGGCGTCGTACACCGGCGGCTCCATGGGCGATCATCCGATCACCTGGTGCCAGGACTACCGGGGCGGACGCTCCTGGTACACCGGCCTCGGCCACACCGAGGAGTCCTACGCGGACCCGGCGTTCACCACCATGCTGCTCGGCGGCATCCAGACGGCGGCGCGCGCAAAGGCCGCCGACTGCCGCCCGGAGACCGGCTACACCCCGCTGTTCGACGGCAGCCAGGCCAGTCTCGACAAGTGGCGGCAGGCGGGGGCCGGCAGCTTCAGCCTCGCCGACGGCACGCTCTCCTCGGTCGGCGGCATGGGCCTGCTCTGGTATCCGGTGACACCGTTCGCCAACTACTCGCTCAAGGCCGACTGGATGATGCCGGGCGACGACAACGGCGGCGTCTTCATCGGCTTCCCCGACCCGCAGGGCGACCCGTGGAAGCCGGTCGACCTCGGCCACGAGATCCAGATCGACGCCTCCGACGGCGACCCGACCCGTACCACCGGGAGCGTCTACAGCTTCAAGGCACCCGACACGGCGGCACGCGCCGCCGCGCTCAACCCGCCCGGGACCTGGAACAGTTACGAGATCACGGTGCACGGCCGCCTTGTCGAGATCTTCCTCAACGGCGTGAAGATCAACGACTACACCAGCACCCGTGACATCGCGCTCGGCCACATCGGTCTCCAGAACGACGGCGCCGGTCTGGACATCAGCTACCGCAACGTCCGCATCAAGCAGGACGGGGCACAGACCACCGATCTCGCCCGCGGCAGGCCGGTCACGGTCACCAGCGTCGAGCCCGGCAGCGCGCACGTGGGCGCCAACGCCGTGGACGGTGACTCCACGACCCGCTGGGGCAGCGCGTACGCGGATCCGCAGTCGATCACCGTCGACCTCGGCGGCGTCCGCACCCTCCAGCAGGTCCGGCTCAACTGGGAGACCGCGTACGCCTCGGCGTACACGGTGCAGATATCGGCGGACAACGCCACCTGGCGCACCGCGAGCACGGTCACGGCGGGCAACGGGGGTCTCGACGAGATCGCCGTGAGCGGCACCGGACGGTACGTACGGGTCCAGGGCACCACGCGCGCCACGCAGTACGGCTACTCCCTCTGGGATCTCAACGTGTTCGGCACCACTCAGTAA
- a CDS encoding PQQ-dependent sugar dehydrogenase — protein sequence MLSRAVAYLTALLTLSALLLAPGAVAADPEAGQRPADRQTTQKADRRAAAPPPTSGFEKVKLDGGLGMGEPIELAVLPDGKVLYINRGTSAAGGQVRLYNPATKSTTVALTVPLDARFEDGLIGITLHPKFATTGWVVLFYSPKSTPLVNRISRFTFSQSTNTIAASSEDMIIEWPTEREMCCHSAGSMSWDTAGNLYFAVGDNTNSGGDAQGMAPIDERPSRHAQFDAQRTSGNANDLRGKINRIHPEDNGTYTVPDGNLFAKGAAGTRPEVYVMGVRNPYRVWVDKKANNTLYWGEVGPDAGATIPARGPAAYDEFNRATGPGNYGWPYCGGPNVAYNDWDFAANQPRGWFPCGGSTGPVNNSPRNTGIQQLPPTKTSLVWEQHGGSKEWPQLDNPGGCGSPNHTEVYHYDANLNSDVKWPQYYDNKLLISEYCRNWIKEVQFNNGNASTGTPTAIEPVLDGMKLVHPIDMEFGPDGSLYLLEYGSGYFSGAEDAGLYKINYVQGGRSPLAKASVNRDNGLAPLAVTFSSAGSSDPDGNPLSYAWDFTDNGSTDSTAPNPSFTYPSNGSFQARLTVSDGTGRSGTTTVPVVVGNNRPTLTISQPPAGGVFEWNENVTVTASATDPQDGPIDCSKVIVRIALGHQEHAHEVAEGTGCSTTFNTGPIHSGLDATQFYVVRASYTDKGAVGTVPLTGEKELSLWPKKWQAEHFAQLSGPQIINAGGAEGGKRLGDVQNNEWVKYHPVSLKGVTGLRARVSSDKAGNVATFRYDSVTGPVVARVTVPNTGGWETYSEISVPVTGAVEQPRDLFVVFTGGSGAILDLDSYTFTGPGISRPATVNGRGSDAQ from the coding sequence GTGTTGTCGCGCGCTGTCGCCTACCTCACCGCCCTGTTAACCCTGTCCGCACTGCTGCTGGCGCCCGGTGCCGTGGCAGCCGATCCGGAGGCCGGCCAGAGACCCGCGGACCGGCAGACCACTCAGAAGGCCGACCGGAGAGCCGCCGCGCCCCCGCCCACCAGCGGCTTCGAGAAGGTCAAACTCGACGGCGGGCTGGGCATGGGGGAGCCGATCGAGCTTGCCGTACTGCCCGACGGCAAGGTCCTCTACATCAACCGCGGCACCAGCGCCGCCGGCGGCCAGGTCCGCCTCTACAACCCGGCCACCAAGTCCACGACGGTCGCGCTGACCGTCCCGCTGGACGCCCGTTTCGAGGACGGGCTGATCGGCATCACCCTGCACCCGAAGTTCGCCACCACCGGGTGGGTGGTGCTCTTCTACTCGCCCAAGAGCACCCCGCTGGTGAACCGGATCTCGCGCTTCACCTTCAGCCAGAGCACCAACACGATCGCCGCGTCCAGCGAAGACATGATCATCGAGTGGCCGACCGAGCGTGAGATGTGCTGCCACTCGGCCGGCTCCATGTCCTGGGACACCGCGGGCAACCTCTACTTCGCGGTCGGCGACAACACCAACTCCGGCGGCGACGCGCAGGGCATGGCCCCGATCGACGAACGCCCGTCCCGGCACGCGCAGTTCGACGCCCAGCGCACCTCCGGCAACGCGAACGACCTGCGCGGCAAGATCAACCGGATCCACCCGGAGGACAACGGCACCTACACCGTCCCGGACGGCAACCTCTTCGCCAAGGGCGCCGCGGGCACCCGCCCCGAGGTCTATGTGATGGGCGTACGCAACCCGTACCGCGTCTGGGTCGACAAGAAGGCGAACAACACCCTGTACTGGGGCGAGGTCGGCCCCGACGCGGGCGCGACCATCCCGGCGCGCGGCCCGGCGGCGTACGACGAGTTCAACCGCGCCACCGGCCCCGGCAACTACGGCTGGCCCTACTGCGGCGGCCCCAACGTGGCCTACAACGACTGGGACTTCGCGGCCAACCAGCCGCGCGGCTGGTTTCCCTGCGGCGGCAGCACCGGTCCGGTCAACAACTCCCCGCGCAACACGGGCATCCAGCAACTGCCGCCCACCAAGACCTCGTTGGTGTGGGAGCAGCACGGCGGCAGCAAGGAGTGGCCGCAGCTGGACAATCCGGGCGGCTGCGGTTCCCCCAACCACACCGAGGTCTACCACTACGACGCGAACCTCAACTCCGACGTCAAGTGGCCCCAGTACTACGACAACAAGCTGCTGATCTCCGAGTACTGCCGCAACTGGATCAAGGAGGTCCAGTTCAACAACGGCAACGCGAGCACCGGTACGCCGACGGCCATCGAACCGGTCCTCGACGGTATGAAGCTCGTCCACCCGATCGACATGGAGTTCGGCCCGGACGGCTCGCTGTATCTCCTCGAATACGGCAGCGGTTATTTCTCGGGCGCCGAGGACGCCGGTCTCTACAAGATCAACTATGTGCAGGGCGGCCGGTCACCGCTCGCCAAGGCGTCCGTGAACAGGGACAACGGACTCGCGCCGCTGGCCGTCACGTTCTCCAGCGCGGGCAGCAGCGACCCGGACGGCAATCCGCTCAGCTACGCGTGGGACTTCACGGACAACGGCAGCACCGACTCCACCGCCCCCAACCCGTCCTTCACCTATCCGTCGAACGGCAGCTTCCAGGCCAGACTCACCGTCAGCGACGGGACCGGGAGATCCGGCACCACGACCGTCCCGGTCGTCGTCGGCAACAACCGCCCCACGCTGACGATTTCGCAGCCACCGGCGGGCGGTGTCTTCGAGTGGAACGAGAACGTCACCGTCACGGCGTCGGCGACCGACCCGCAGGACGGCCCGATCGACTGCTCGAAGGTGATCGTACGGATCGCTCTGGGCCACCAGGAACACGCGCACGAGGTCGCCGAAGGCACCGGATGCTCCACGACGTTCAACACCGGACCGATCCACTCCGGCCTCGACGCCACGCAGTTCTACGTGGTGCGGGCCAGCTACACGGACAAGGGCGCCGTCGGCACCGTACCGCTGACCGGTGAGAAGGAGCTGAGCCTGTGGCCCAAGAAGTGGCAGGCGGAGCACTTCGCGCAGCTCTCCGGACCGCAGATCATCAACGCCGGCGGAGCCGAGGGCGGCAAACGCCTCGGTGACGTGCAGAACAACGAATGGGTCAAGTACCACCCGGTGAGCCTCAAGGGCGTCACCGGCCTCAGGGCGCGCGTCTCCTCCGACAAGGCGGGGAACGTGGCGACCTTCCGGTACGACTCCGTCACCGGACCGGTGGTCGCGCGCGTGACCGTGCCCAACACCGGCGGCTGGGAGACGTACTCCGAGATCAGCGTGCCCGTCACGGGCGCGGTGGAGCAGCCACGCGATCTCTTCGTGGTCTTCACCGGCGGCTCCGGAGCCATTCTCGACCTCGACAGCTACACGTTCACCGGGCCCGGCATCAGCCGTCCCGCCACCGTCAACGGCCGTGGGAGTGATGCACAGTGA